One window of Candidatus Micrarchaeota archaeon genomic DNA carries:
- a CDS encoding acetate--CoA ligase family protein has protein sequence MELMDYEKARALLSRYGIKSAQAKYVNSAEDAIAFSGGEPIVLKAISQKALHKTKNKLVALDLCSKAEITNGYNVLVGRASGFKPYRILAQKMVGNGIEMIIGGKMDEQFGKMLLVGLGGIYVEVFKDFSLRLCPITKRDAQSMLEQLKSMPVLAPNPQKAGMLVELLMKVSRMFESSEIKELDLNPIILHDDTYDVVDIRIIR, from the coding sequence ATGGAACTAATGGATTACGAGAAAGCTCGTGCCTTGCTTTCTAGATACGGCATAAAATCCGCGCAAGCCAAGTACGTGAATTCAGCCGAAGACGCGATCGCATTTTCAGGCGGGGAGCCGATAGTGCTCAAGGCGATATCCCAGAAGGCATTGCACAAGACTAAGAACAAGCTTGTGGCCCTGGACCTCTGTTCAAAAGCGGAGATAACAAATGGCTACAATGTATTGGTGGGCAGGGCAAGCGGGTTCAAGCCATACAGGATTCTCGCCCAGAAAATGGTGGGCAATGGAATCGAGATGATAATAGGGGGCAAAATGGACGAGCAGTTCGGAAAGATGTTGCTTGTGGGCCTTGGCGGCATATACGTGGAAGTTTTCAAGGATTTCTCATTGAGGCTGTGCCCTATAACAAAGAGGGACGCGCAATCGATGCTTGAGCAGCTGAAGTCCATGCCTGTCCTGGCGCCGAACCCGCAGAAGGCCGGAATGCTTGTCGAGCTGCTGATGAAAGTGTCGAGGATGTTCGAAAGCAGCGAAATAAAGGAGCTCGACCTCAACCCAATAATACTGCATGACGATACTTATGATGTCGTAGACATACGCATAATCAGATGA